The stretch of DNA CTCCTCTCgaacaataaaattttctaatttgtgGATGAAGGATAGTTTGCTAATAAAAGGAATATTTCTTATCACATCATTGGAAACAACTAATGAACGCAAATTGACCAAGTTGGTCAAGCCATCATATTCAATATTTTCGTTCATAACTTGCCCTTgtgaaagagataggtagcggAGGTGTATCAagctactaagtgcatcgggcAGTTTATGAGAGTGAATATTCACATCTAAGATCAATAAGCGTAACTTTTTAAACCTTTTTATAACCTCGAGAAATTCAAGTGCATGATCTGCATTATGCTCATTATCCTCTCTAACAGAAATGACAAGAGTGCGCACATTCTTAAGATTGGAGATCTCTCTGATGGAAAGAAGATTTATCATATCAACAGATAAATGTCGAACTGTTTTTGGAATAATATATCCTGCAACATCACCTTCTATTCTGATGCATTCCCCTAAAGAAACTGATTGTGCTAGGTCATGTAGCAGATCGTGCATCAAATACTTTTTAGTAAATTTCAACCCATTATCACTGATTTTGCAAGTAAAGAATGATTTTCTTGTCAGAAGATTTAAATACTCATTTCCGATATCGTCTGGCCTTTGCCTGCCACAAATAGATTCTAAAATCAGACCCGAACCAATCCACATATTGACCAACTTTTTCCTCTTAAACATATGATCCTGTGGAAATAAACTACAATATCTAAAGCAGAGTTGTAAGTTTGTGGTTAAGTGATCGTAGCTTAATCTCAAAATTGTCATAATGCTGTCCTTTCCATGTTGTAATTTCATGATGTCTTCTTCCAAGATTTTCTTCCAATATTCATAGTCCATGCGGTCGTTCAGCATTCCTCCTATGATCTTAATTGCCAATGGGCTTCCTCCAAGTTTCTTCACTATCTGCTCACCGATCAGCTGCAAGTTTTCATAATCACCAGGGTTCACACCGAGAAATGCATGCTTATTGAAAAGCGACATACAGTCGCTCTCCTCCAacttatttagatttaatgattCCCGTTTGCATTTCATCACTTTTGCCGCCATATCCACAACTGAACCCATCCGAGTTGTCAACAAGATCTTGCTTCCTCTCTGTCCGAATTTCAAAGGAGCAACCAATTTCTCCCACTCCGTGGTGTTATCATCGTTCCAAACATCATCCAGTATGAGCAAAAACCTTTTTGATGTAAGTTTTTGTATAAGATCCTTATGGAGAGCATCTAGAGTAGTTGAGCAAGAGTTGTTTAACATTTTTCTTATTATCGCAGCTGCATCAAAGTCCAGAGAAACGCAGACCCACATAATCGGGCTGAAGTACTCTCGCACCCTTTCGTCGCAATTGACTAGTTGAGCAAGAGTGGTCTTCCCGAGCCCGCCCATACCAACAATTGTAAAAGCGGAGACGTTGACATCGGCATCTCCCGGTTTGATCAGCCATTCAACTATCAGGTCCCGCTCCTCGTCTCGTCCGAGCACATCAGTTTCGGTTAGCAAGGAGCCAGTCTCGCGAGCATTCTTAACGTCCTCGAGTTTCTGACGGTTAAGGCCAGGGCCATATAACCCAGTAACAAGATGAAGGAGTGGCCCCATACCGGCAATGACCCGATCCAGCCCCTTGACGGCCTCCCTCAACCGCTTCAGTGTGTCATCGCTAAATATACGATTAACGAAACTATCAAACTTTCTCTTGCAGTTAGATAGAATACCACGCACCTTGTCATCTCGATCTCGTATAGTCTTCTTCTGTAACTCGTAGTACTCCAGCTCGTCGAGCGCGTCCTCCGCGTTCTCCACGGCGTCTCTGAGCTGCCACAGCCACGTTTCCAGCGCCTTGTTCTGCGCCATGACCGGCGCACCCTCCTCGACTGCAGTCAAGACTGCCTGGACCTGCGGAAGTGCCTGCTGCAGCCGTTCGAGCTCGTCCTGCATGCCGCTGGTCGCCGGGTACACCTCAAGGTAGGATAAGCACGTGCTGACAAGATTGTCGATGATCGCCGACGCCACCGATTCGGCAATGAAAGGTAAAGCCATTATTACGATCCTCCTATATAATGGCTCGAGCTCCTACTACTTCACCACTACTCGATCGGGCAATTGATCAAACTCCTGGAGTGAAACAGTTGgacgaagaggaagaaagatTT from Ananas comosus cultivar F153 unplaced genomic scaffold, ASM154086v1, whole genome shotgun sequence encodes:
- the LOC109705341 gene encoding putative disease resistance protein RGA4, with product MALPFIAESVASAIIDNLVSTCLSYLEVYPATSGMQDELERLQQALPQVQAVLTAVEEGAPVMAQNKALETWLWQLRDAVENAEDALDELEYYELQKKTIRDRDDKVRGILSNCKRKFDSFVNRIFSDDTLKRLREAVKGLDRVIAGMGPLLHLVTGLYGPGLNRQKLEDVKNARETGSLLTETDVLGRDEERDLIVEWLIKPGDADVNVSAFTIVGMGGLGKTTLAQLVNCDERVREYFSPIMWVCVSLDFDAAAIIRKMLNNSCSTTLDALHKDLIQKLTSKRFLLILDDVWNDDNTTEWEKLVAPLKFGQRGSKILLTTRMGSVVDMAAKVMKCKRESLNLNKLEESDCMSLFNKHAFLGVNPGDYENLQLIGEQIVKKLGGSPLAIKIIGGMLNDRMDYEYWKKILEEDIMKLQHGKDSIMTILRLSYDHLTTNLQLCFRYCSLFPQDHMFKRKKLVNMWIGSGLILESICGRQRPDDIGNEYLNLLTRKSFFTCKISDNGLKFTKKYLMHDLLHDLAQSVSLGECIRIEGDVAGYIIPKTVRHLSVDMINLLSIREISNLKNVRTLVISVREDNEHNADHALEFLEVIKRFKKLRLLILDVNIHSHKLPDALSSLIHLRYLSLSQGQVMNENIEYDGLTNLVNLRSLVVSNDVIRNIPFISKLSFIHKLENFIVREESGYKIGELKNLRDLRHLCIRKLEKVRSYEEAIEANLNEKKYLKSLSLIWSKERFNSAEADEQLLDNLCPHINLKKMCIAQYQGAKSPYWMTNLSLVNLTFIELSDCKGWEHLPPLGQFSSLQYLRLRRLDAIKQIDCSLIRSSSGCAFPSLKKLFFDDMPNLEEWIGVDDRCMFPQLHTMEINSCPNLTEIPTLPYSLRQLEISNVGLTALPTINQDYAKNNLQEHSQALETLAITQCEKLEYVPLEFFGKFKAIKYLHIKKCLKLTKRGISDIQLPSVLNELTIGSCGDLEVSLLWSANLTSLTKLELLNCARIKSLPPGQVCARWTMLSRLEIKNCRELSSLGGIQALVSLHSLEIEGCDKLIGVALLQPPFPNDVGQKNAEDCFLKLGKLSIDHHALLLLEPLRSLSSISNLTISDASHLTSLPEEWLLQNHAALKFLEIQNASSLQSLPQSMTKLCFLLCLVVHNTDLIRSLPDLPTSLCTLLIYGCHPVLKERCQENIGLDWPKIAHIPIRMIE